Below is a window of Thermoanaerobaculia bacterium DNA.
CGCGGGGAGGCCGGGGGAACCGGCGGCCGGAGGCGGGGGCGTCGGGAGAAAGAGGATTCGCACGTTCGGCTCTCCCGGATCGGATATCCGCCAGGCGGATCCGATCGCGATGGCGGCAAGAACCGCGAGGTGGAGGGTGACCGAGAGCGGCCCGGCGACCGAGCGGCGATGCGGGGCGGGATGACCGGCCAGGGCGGTTTCGAACATGCGCGCCTCCTCGCAGGAGGAGACACCGGGCGGGGGGGAAAGTTCCCGAGGGCGGCGGTCAGGTCCGGCGGCCGCGTGCCGCCGCTTTCGGGCGCTTCTCCCGCGGGACGACGGAGACGCCCACCTTCGGGCAGAGATCCGCGAGCACGCATCGATCGCAGAACGCCCGCCGGGCGGTACACACGAGCCGTCCGTGCTGGATCAACCGGTGGGCCAGGACGGCGCGATCTTTCACGGGAACGAGCCGGTTGAGCTCCGTTTCCACCTTGACGGGGTCGGTCTCACGCGTCAACCCGAGCCGGCGCGACAGCCGGCCGACGTGGGTGTCGACCACCATCCCCGCCTCGGCGCCGAAAGCGTTTCCGCGGATGACGTTGGCCGTCTTGCGGCCGACTCCGGGCAACCGGAGCAGATCTTCCTCGGCTTCCGGAAGCCGTCCGCCGAATTCCTTCATCAGCACGGCGCCCGCGCGCCGAAGGCTCTTCGCCTTGTTGTTGAAGAAGCCGGTGGGCCGGATGTCGCGTTCGAGCTCGCCGGCCGGAGCGTTGACGTAGTCGGAGGGACCCTTGTACTTGCGGAAGAGCCCGGGGGTCACCGCGTTGACCCGTTCGTCGGTGCACTGGGCGGAAAGGACGGTCGCGACGAAGAGCTGGAACGGCGTTTCGTAGTCGAGCCAGCACCGCGCGCCGGGATAGGCGCGCGCCAGCCTCCGGATGA
It encodes the following:
- the nth gene encoding endonuclease III, whose translation is MPRESSAGKKNRAKEIIRRLARAYPGARCWLDYETPFQLFVATVLSAQCTDERVNAVTPGLFRKYKGPSDYVNAPAGELERDIRPTGFFNNKAKSLRRAGAVLMKEFGGRLPEAEEDLLRLPGVGRKTANVIRGNAFGAEAGMVVDTHVGRLSRRLGLTRETDPVKVETELNRLVPVKDRAVLAHRLIQHGRLVCTARRAFCDRCVLADLCPKVGVSVVPREKRPKAAARGRRT